In Bacteriovorax stolpii, a single genomic region encodes these proteins:
- a CDS encoding phosphoribosylformylglycinamidine synthase subunit PurL, whose translation MSHVYRFEIYPDLFNLKKVTSGETALKSWFQTYMQTTFNHIWEVRYFLVETKEKIENMEALLSEVFCDSVTEVLFSSESKNQELYHSWLKERGFSNPCLIDVGFRPGVTDNSAHAALEALKLLPELKRMPMKVSSGVMYFVEGHDLSAKKLTELTYEKMANFLLHKVTVTMTNDLVYNERLKNIDFPNVQISAQESKEIDLNVSEAELLKLNQENCWALSLFEIKHIKTHFQTQKRNPTDVEMEIIAQTWSEHCKHKIFSSEITYSEANLPKGVKPLGDLKIKGIFKSYIRGATEKIKKERKLPWLVSIFHDNAGVVRFDDKMDVCIKVETHNSPSALDPYGGALTGILGVNRDILGVGVGAKPIANTNVFCLAENKYFRDNDIKLPLLLKNPDRIKEGVHLGVQDGGNKSGIPTVNGAFVFDRDFVGKPLVFCGTIGVMPQMENNKSTSLKGQRPGDLIVMAGGRIGKDGIHGATFSSMELVDGVPASVVQIGDPITQKRLSDFLIEARIKGLFNSVTDNGAGGLSSSVGEMAQATNGAVVYLEKALVKYPGLSPYELMVSESQERMTFSVPRDQEKAFLELAEKRSVEVSVIGEFTETGFLKVNYEGKTVANLSLHFVHESLPPMELKAHFDLGTKSDHWIKKEIKKPTLPKENYKEILLSLFKNPNIRSQEHLVRRYDHEVKAATIVKPYTGSTEKGYSAPSDAGVIWMKPHGGGADNALAISCGLCPKISAYDSYLMAEFALDEAVRNAVSTGANPDEMVLVDNYCWPDPIESERNPDAKLKLAHLVRASQALYDLSLAYGMPFVSGKDSMKNDFIGAMDNGEKVKISVPPTVLVTAMGRVPTLKAVTTSEAKKTEALIYLVGSKLTDYQSAFELKELYEDYTVEYPLPHINGKKQLDLYRSLHKSMREGLVLSSHDISDGGMLVALAEVLMGTKFGADIELKGIEKKDLIPFFFNEGCGRFIVTVDKKDQKEFEENLSGHIFSRLGETNETGILKIDLQGETLLEVHNDECMSHYKIEAEGKL comes from the coding sequence ATGAGTCATGTTTATCGTTTTGAAATTTACCCTGATCTTTTTAACTTAAAGAAAGTGACATCGGGTGAGACTGCTTTAAAGAGCTGGTTTCAAACCTATATGCAGACGACATTTAATCATATCTGGGAAGTGCGCTACTTTCTGGTTGAGACTAAAGAAAAAATTGAAAACATGGAGGCCCTTCTTTCTGAAGTTTTCTGCGACAGCGTGACTGAAGTTCTTTTTTCTTCAGAATCAAAAAACCAGGAGCTATATCACTCATGGCTTAAAGAGCGTGGTTTTTCTAACCCATGCTTAATCGATGTGGGATTTCGCCCAGGAGTGACTGATAACTCGGCCCATGCGGCCCTTGAAGCTTTAAAACTTCTTCCTGAGTTAAAGAGGATGCCGATGAAGGTTTCAAGTGGAGTGATGTACTTTGTGGAAGGTCATGACCTTTCAGCGAAGAAACTCACAGAGCTTACTTACGAAAAGATGGCAAACTTCCTTCTTCATAAAGTCACTGTCACGATGACCAACGATTTAGTTTACAATGAACGCTTAAAGAATATTGATTTCCCAAATGTTCAGATTTCTGCTCAGGAATCAAAAGAGATTGATCTCAATGTCAGCGAGGCAGAGCTTTTAAAATTAAATCAGGAAAACTGCTGGGCGCTCTCACTTTTTGAAATTAAACATATCAAAACACATTTCCAGACACAAAAGAGAAACCCAACAGATGTAGAGATGGAAATTATCGCTCAGACTTGGAGTGAGCACTGCAAGCATAAGATTTTTTCTTCTGAGATTACTTACAGCGAAGCCAATCTGCCAAAAGGTGTAAAACCGCTAGGGGATTTAAAAATTAAAGGGATTTTTAAGTCTTATATCCGTGGGGCGACAGAGAAAATTAAAAAGGAAAGAAAGCTTCCATGGCTTGTCTCCATTTTTCACGACAACGCTGGTGTTGTTCGTTTTGATGACAAGATGGATGTATGTATTAAAGTAGAGACTCACAACTCACCTAGTGCTCTTGACCCCTACGGTGGAGCGCTGACTGGGATTTTAGGTGTCAACCGCGATATTCTTGGTGTTGGAGTGGGAGCAAAACCCATTGCGAATACCAATGTCTTTTGTCTGGCTGAAAATAAGTATTTCCGTGATAACGACATCAAACTTCCACTTCTTTTAAAAAACCCGGACCGAATTAAGGAGGGAGTTCATTTAGGAGTTCAGGACGGAGGAAATAAAAGTGGTATTCCGACTGTGAATGGAGCTTTTGTTTTTGACCGTGATTTCGTCGGAAAGCCTCTGGTTTTCTGTGGAACCATCGGAGTCATGCCTCAAATGGAAAATAATAAATCGACAAGCCTTAAAGGGCAAAGGCCCGGAGATCTTATTGTCATGGCCGGAGGTCGCATTGGAAAAGATGGGATTCACGGAGCGACTTTTAGTTCGATGGAACTTGTCGATGGTGTCCCTGCTTCAGTTGTACAGATTGGAGACCCGATTACGCAAAAGAGACTTTCTGATTTTCTCATTGAAGCAAGAATCAAAGGACTTTTTAACAGCGTTACAGATAACGGTGCCGGAGGGCTTTCTTCAAGTGTTGGGGAAATGGCCCAGGCAACAAATGGGGCCGTGGTTTATCTGGAAAAGGCACTGGTTAAATACCCCGGTCTTTCTCCTTATGAATTAATGGTCAGTGAATCACAAGAGCGCATGACTTTTTCAGTTCCTCGTGATCAGGAAAAAGCTTTTTTAGAATTAGCTGAAAAAAGAAGTGTTGAAGTGTCAGTCATCGGTGAGTTTACAGAGACAGGATTTTTGAAAGTCAATTACGAAGGCAAAACGGTGGCGAATCTTTCTCTGCACTTTGTCCATGAGTCACTTCCTCCGATGGAATTAAAAGCGCATTTTGATCTGGGAACAAAAAGTGATCACTGGATTAAAAAAGAGATCAAAAAACCAACTCTTCCAAAAGAAAATTATAAAGAGATCCTTCTTTCACTTTTTAAAAATCCCAATATCAGAAGCCAGGAGCATCTTGTTCGCCGTTACGACCACGAAGTCAAAGCGGCAACGATTGTAAAACCTTATACAGGTTCAACTGAAAAAGGTTATTCGGCACCAAGTGATGCCGGAGTGATTTGGATGAAGCCTCACGGCGGTGGAGCAGATAATGCTCTGGCGATTTCATGTGGATTGTGCCCTAAAATTTCAGCATACGACTCTTACCTGATGGCCGAATTTGCTTTAGATGAAGCGGTTAGAAATGCTGTTTCAACAGGGGCGAACCCGGATGAAATGGTTTTGGTTGATAATTACTGCTGGCCTGATCCGATTGAATCAGAAAGAAACCCCGACGCGAAGTTAAAGCTTGCTCACCTTGTTCGTGCTTCACAAGCACTTTACGATTTATCTCTGGCCTACGGAATGCCTTTTGTAAGTGGTAAAGACAGCATGAAAAACGACTTCATCGGAGCGATGGATAATGGCGAGAAAGTTAAAATCAGTGTCCCTCCAACTGTTTTAGTCACAGCGATGGGAAGAGTGCCGACATTAAAAGCGGTGACAACATCAGAAGCCAAGAAGACAGAGGCCTTGATTTACCTGGTGGGAAGTAAACTCACAGATTATCAAAGTGCTTTTGAATTAAAAGAGCTTTATGAAGACTACACTGTGGAATACCCACTGCCTCATATCAACGGAAAGAAACAACTGGATCTGTACCGCTCACTTCATAAATCAATGAGAGAGGGGCTGGTGTTAAGCTCCCACGATATTTCAGATGGAGGGATGTTAGTCGCTCTGGCCGAAGTGTTGATGGGGACAAAATTTGGTGCTGACATTGAATTAAAAGGAATTGAAAAGAAAGACTTGATTCCATTTTTCTTTAATGAAGGATGCGGTCGCTTTATTGTGACTGTTGATAAAAAAGATCAAAAAGAATTTGAAGAAAACCTTTCAGGACATATTTTCTCAAGACTGGGAGAAACCAATGAAACAGGGATTCTTAAGATCGACCTTCAAGGAGAAACACTGCTTGAAGTGCACAATGATGAATGCATGAGTCATTACAAGATTGAAGCAGAGGGGAAGCTATAA
- a CDS encoding phosphoribosylformylglycinamidine synthase subunit PurQ — translation MKREQIKALILTGDGINCEAETALAFTELGAQAEIIHISDLIENKNKLKEAQILALPGGFSFGDEIGSGQILALKLKYALGEELKTFVEEKKLVIGICNGFQALVRLGLLPKPFSKRTMTLTHNRQGHFINRWVDLDVPVSECVWTSELRGEKISLPIRHGEGRIVFKGNEEEQRATYKTLSSNGQIALSYRSDVNGSFAEIAGVCDPSGLIFGLMPHPEAAISLWHNPGGADKGEDKGLGLFIFESGLKYCEANL, via the coding sequence ATGAAAAGAGAACAGATTAAAGCGCTGATCCTGACCGGAGATGGGATTAACTGTGAAGCTGAAACGGCCCTGGCCTTTACTGAACTAGGTGCTCAGGCAGAAATCATTCACATCTCTGACTTGATTGAAAATAAAAACAAATTAAAAGAGGCCCAGATCCTGGCACTCCCCGGCGGATTCTCCTTTGGAGATGAAATTGGGTCCGGCCAAATCTTAGCTTTAAAACTTAAGTATGCCCTAGGTGAAGAACTCAAAACTTTCGTCGAAGAAAAAAAATTGGTGATTGGAATTTGTAACGGATTTCAAGCGCTAGTGAGGCTTGGCCTTCTGCCAAAACCTTTTTCAAAAAGGACTATGACTTTAACTCATAACCGCCAGGGGCATTTTATTAACCGTTGGGTGGATTTAGATGTTCCGGTTTCTGAGTGCGTGTGGACGAGTGAGCTTCGGGGTGAAAAAATCTCGCTTCCTATTCGTCACGGAGAAGGGCGCATTGTCTTTAAGGGCAATGAAGAAGAGCAGAGAGCGACTTATAAAACATTAAGTTCAAATGGGCAGATTGCCCTTAGTTACAGAAGTGATGTCAATGGATCCTTTGCTGAGATAGCAGGTGTGTGTGACCCAAGCGGACTTATCTTTGGTCTTATGCCTCACCCGGAAGCGGCCATTAGTTTATGGCACAATCCCGGGGGAGCGGATAAAGGTGAGGATAAGGGGCTTGGGCTTTTTATCTTTGAGAGTGGACTTAAATACTGTGAAGCCAATTTATAA